The sequence below is a genomic window from Candidatus Thiodiazotropha endoloripes.
CGTTATTGAAGATCACTCAAACGGTGATGTGTTTGCCTGTCTGCCGGATGGCGCTGATCGGGATATCAAAACCGATGGCTGCGTGCGTGTACTGTCTGTCAAAGATCAATCGGCCGAACCTACCGGTTTTGAGTTCTTTGGTAATGGCAAAGTCGCGGTTGTAGCCATTCAGCACTCCAATGATGACATGATGTCAGATTATGACGATTATGGTACTGACGACATCGTTGTAATCACAGGTTTCAAGCTGAACAAGAAGAGCGATGATTAACTGCACTTTTTTCACACCTGGTTACAGGTGTTTTAAGTAGTGTGAGATAGAAAAGGGCCACTTTTGTGGCCCTTTTTTCAGTCAGTGAATAGTAGCGTCCAGCAACCTGTTTTCAGTATGAAGCCGTCAAAAACTGCATCAAATGGTTGACTAGAAGAAGTGACTTGTAAGTGATTCCTGGTCATTCTAACTGAATCATTGGTATTTGATTCAATGAAGAAGTGAGGTAAATTCTGATTCACTCAGTGGTATGCTGAAAAACTGACCTTGGTACTTTTGGCAGCCGAGTAACATTAAGTATTCAAATTGAGTTCTGTTCTCAACTCCCTCTGCAATTACCTCGAGTCCTAGGTGTTGTGACATGTTGATAATAGTCTCTACCAGAGTGGAATCCTGCCGTTTACTGGTCAGATGACTGACAAAGGTCCTGTCAATTTTCAGTTCGTCGAGTGGCAGACGTTGCAGATAGGCGAGGGAAGAGTAGCCCGTACCGAAATCATCAATTGAAATCCGTATGCCCAGTGCTTTCAGGTAGTCCATCTTCTTCCGAGTATTCTTGGACATGTCCATCATGATGTTCTCTGTGAGTTCGAAGGTGAGCAGCTTCGGATCTACTCCGGAGTCTGCCAGCATATGTTCCACGTCCTCTAAAAAACTGTTTGATTGAAACTGTTTCGGGCTGATGTTGATAGCCAGAGTATTGAACTCAGGTGGTAGTGAATTATTCGACCACTGTTTGAGTTTGCACAGTGATTGTTCTAGCACCCAGGATCCCAACTGGTCAATCTTGCCTGTTTTTTCAGCAAGTGGAATAAACTCGTTAGGTAGTATTACTCCTCTGGTAGGGTGTTGCCATCGAAGTAGAACTTCAGCGCCGATTAGATGCTGAGAGGCATCCATTTGTGGCTGATAGTTGAGAAAGAAGTCATGGCTGTCTAGAGCAAGTAGAAGCTCATTCTGTAGTTTGAGATGTTTTTCCGCATTGATCTGCATGCTTGGAAGATAGAATCGAATCGTGTTACGCCCCGACTCTTTGGCGCGATACATGGCGGTATCCGCATGTTTTAAAAGATCATTGGCGTCATCACTTCCTTCGGGTATCAACGTGATGCCGATACTGGGTGTTAAGCGGAGTGTGTGGTTTTCAATCTCATAAGCTTCGGAGAGGATTTTTTGCAGTTTCTCGGCACCGATGCGAGCATGATCTGCAGCATCTTCGGATTTATTTGACAGATCTGAGTACATGACTACAAATTCGTCGCCACCAAGGCGGGCTGAAAAGTCCTCATCTCTGAGGCTGTTCTTCAGGCGTATGGCGACTTCTTTCAGCAGGCCGTCACCGATTGGATGACCCAAAGAGTCATTAATATGCTTGAAGTTGTCCAGGTCTATAAAGAGCAGGGCCCCATACAGGCCGTGGCGGTTGTTATAGGCTAACACCGAGTCGAGACGATCGACTAACAGGCGACGGTTAGGCAGGTCTGTCAATGCATCGAAGGTTGCCTGGTGCTCAATGAGTTTTTCAGCGTGAACACGCTCTGTAATATCCTGTCCTATTGCAAGTACACCTAAAGTAAAACCAGCGCGATCCCGTATCGATTTATTATGCCATTCTATTAACCTCTCATCACCATTCCTGGTAATGATATTGTTTATAACGCCGCTGGTTTTAACATTGTTGACTGTTCTTGTGAAAACTTTTTTTGTTTTTTCACGATCACGTAGTGGTATAAACAAGTCAAACCAATTTTTACCCTTGATATCAGTTAAGTGGTGACCGCACAGTTCCTCAAGGTAAGGATTAATTCGAATGATTGCGCCCTTTGTATCCAACACCAGAATTATTGTTTGAGCTGTGTTGATCAGGCTGTCGGCAAAATCTCGCTCTTCTTTTAACTCGTTTTGCGCCTGTTTACGTCCAGACAGCTCACGTAGACTCCGAAGGAAAAAACGCACCGCCGTGAGAAATAGTGTGAGTACCAACAAGAGGTTCAGATAAAGATAGATAGGGGAGTGTAGATAGACTGCATTCACAACACCTATGCTATTCCCTTCCCGGTATATATTGTTGCTAAGCTCTATATGGCTAATCAACCCTAATCCATTAAGAAAGTGATCGATGGCGTGGGGTTTAGGTCCGTCAACTTTAATGAACAGATCGCCCCTATGGTCAAAGATTTTGATTGTACTGTAATCATTGCTTTTTGCTGATAATTCCAGATAGGAGCGGGGGCCGCTGTCATCGTAGTTCCAGAGATCATCCTGAATGAACTCTGCCACCTTAGTAAGGTCGGCTAGCGCTTTGTTTTGTGTGTGCTCTTCCCACAATAGTATGAATGCCGCGAATAGCAGCACGGTCACAATTAAGATTGCAAACTCTATCTGCTTGTAGTTTCTTGGTGTGAGCATTTGTTTAAATATCTGCAGCCCTTAGCTGTAGAGAGTGATCTGTAACTTGATATGATTTTGTCGATCTGGCCTGCTTGTTTGGCTGCCAATAGAGCTTCATTGAAATGCTGTAAAAAAGTTGTCATGTTCATCGTCTTGGCGAAACCAAGGTGGTTTGGGTCCCGTTTGAATGGTTGTGCCACGATTCTAAAATCATCACGGTGTTCCCTCAGATGTTGATCCTGGTTGATGATATGTTCAACACCAGTCCGTCCGGGCCCCAATAAAGCCGCATCGATACGACCGGAGAGAAGCTTCTTCAGGCGTTGGCGTCCACTCTTATCCTCTTCAATTCGAAACAGGCTGTTCTTTTCCTGATCAAACAGGTCACCGTAACTGGCACCCCGCTGAATACCGATGGTCAATCCCTTAAGGTCGGTCACGCTGTCAAATTCAAGATCATTACTTTTCAGTACCACCAACATGACTTCATCGAGATAAATTGCTTCAGAGTAGTCAAATAATGTTTCCCGTTGGCTTGTTTTTGATAGACCGATAATTCCACCATCATTGTTCAATGCATTTTTATAGGCTCGTCGCCAGGGGTATAGCTGGTATTTAAAATTGTAGGGCAGTTTCCGCTCTAGGTATTGCATGATTTCAATCAGAAACCCTCTTGGATATCCATTCTCGAGATAGATTTTTGGGGGTTTATCATAGTTGCCGAGAATAACGATTTCATCACACTGGGCTGTGAGTGCTGAGAGTGGTAGCAAAATGAAAAACAGAAATAATCTGATTTTTAGCAAGCTGGCAATCTTAACCTTGTAGTCGGCTTGGTATTGCGGCTTGACTGAGGTCTCTGTTTGCTGCGCACGATAGTTTAAAGAGTTGTTCTGGATGCGCATCGAAGCAAAAAATCCCTTGAAACTCGGTTATTTTGTTTTTAACAGCATATTAAGAACATTAGCACATGATCCTCTATTAATGTCCGATGAGAGAAAAATCTCAGTGAGACAAAAGGTACTCCCTTGGCGGTCTGTATGGATACAACGACCAGATAATTTCGGGCATAGGAAATATATCCATAGAATCAGTAATATGTATAAATATTAACTTTGTTAAGAAACCTTGGGTGACAACAGATATTATTCTGTCAGGTTATCAGAGACCGGAAGATGGAATTTAATTCACATTAAAAAACTCTATTCATCACAAACTATTTGTGGAAAAGAGTTGCTTGTATCTGCCTTCAGATGGCGTAAGCAATCCTGCTTTGGAAATAAGAAAATGCTTTCTACTACTGCAGGCTGACTTAAATATCTGGTTTTTATATGCAAATAGTATTTATGGATGGAAATGCATAAATTGTCGGAATCATCATGTTTCGTTGTTGTAAGCACGACAATTCAGACTGCTTAATCTTTAAGGCTTACGGAGTGGAATTCGATTCCACGTAGTGTAACTGTCTCTTGTATATCCATGGTCTAGTAAGCATGGTCTGGATTCCATCATAAAAACCAGGGAGTTATGTGTGGTGGCAGCTTTGGTAACCTGCTCTGATAATTGCCAGATAAGCAACTGGTAAACTCAAACAGGTGAAATGGTATTGCTTTTGCAGTGGTTTTCCACTTCTCTCTTTAGTGAGTGGTGGTTATGAAGACATACCTGGATTGGTCGGAATATCGGGATGCCGGCATGGGAGATGCCTATGCGGATATACCCAAAATAGGTGGGGACTTTGCCAAGGCTGTAGCGGTCTGTATCAACAGCCGTCGTTGTGAAAGCCTTGCAAAAGGGGTGATGTGTCCCAGTTTCAGATTGGATGCAAATCCCGGCCTGTCGACTGGCGCCCGTGTTCGCTTACTGAAGGCGGCTCTCAATGGTGAATTGGGGAGTGGCGGCTTGCTTAGCCCCGAATTGGTTGAAGCCCTGGATCTCTGTGTCAGTTGCAAGGGCTGTCAGCGTGAGTGTGAAAACAATGTGGATATGTCACGCATCAAGATCGAGTATCTGGCCCAACTGAATGCCAGCAAGGGATTGTCTCTCAGAGCCAGATTATTTTCAGACCTACCGGAACTGCTGGCGAAACGCCACTGGCTGATCAAACTGATCGCCATCAGGAATCGTCACCCCTGGATCGCCACCCTGGCTGAGCGCCTGCTCGGTATCAGTGGAAAACTATCTTTACCGGAACCTGTTGATCTAACCCGGAAATATAACCTGAGGGAGATTGAGGATGGACAGCCAGTGGTGCTTTTTGCTGATACTTTTTGCAAACACTTCTCCCCTGACATCCTGGCTGCCGCAGTTGAGGTGCTGCAGGCGACGGGCTGTCAGGTCAGTCTGATTGGCGCAGCGGATGAGGAGGCGGGCTACTGTTGTGGTCGTACCTATCTGTCTCAAGGGCGTATTGATGAGGCGAGGCAACAGGCTGGCGAACTTTTACAGATGCTTGCACCTTATGCCCAGAAGGGGGTGCCTATAATTGGGCTTGAGCCTTCATGTCTACTCACCTTGAGAGATGAATACCGGGCTCTGGGGCTGGGGGAGGTGGCTGATCTTGTGGCCGGCAAGGCGGTGTTGTTTGAAGAGTTCCTGGCCAAGGGGATCAAGGGGGGTAAACTCAATCTCTCATGGTCTGAGCAGGCCATAGCAGAACAATCACCGGTTCTGGTGCATGGACACTGCCATCAAAAGGCGGTTGGGGCGATGAAGTCGATGCGTAAAGTGTTGAAACAGATACCCGGGCTCAGTTTCGAGATGATTGATGCTTCGTGTTGTGGCATGGCCGGTAGTTTTGGACTTGAAGCGGAGCACTATGAAACTGCGAAGGCGATGGCGCAACAGGCTTTACTGCCTGCACTGGAGTCCCGGCCAGAGGCATTGATCTTGGCGAATGGTTTCTCCTGTCGACATCAGATCGAGGTGCAAGCTGGCAGGCCCGCTCTGCATCTTGCCCAACTGATCCGCTTACTCATGGCATGACGGTTTTATTCAGGGCCCATTGGATGAGTGTTAACAGGCCCTAGATCATTTGAAACTGTTGTTGTGTGGAGTTGCATAATTAAACAGTGCGAACGTGCAAACCGTGAATTGCCTGCCTGGTCACGTAATATGTGCTCATAGATCTTAATTCCCTGATACCCGGCATGCCAGACTATATGCCATTGCCTTAGGGTCTAGGTAACAATAAAAATTCTGGAATTGCATCAATGCAAGGAGCAAGCAGATCATGAGCAGTCATGACAAAAATAAGCAGAACAATCGTTTCTCATTCTTACCGAAATTCAGCCTGGGGCTGGTGCTGAGTGCCACACTGATGGCCCCAATGGGTCTGCAGGCCGCTGTCTGGTTGCCTGAAGAGTTGGCGGTTGTGGATCTGGTCAACCTGCAGCGGAGTTTTCATAATCTCGATTCAGTGCAGAGGGATGATCGACTGCACGATTCCGCACTGGCACATTCCCAATCGATGGCGGACTACAATTTTTTCAGCCATACGACCCTCGCCGGTCCCGACAGCGGCTCAACTCCGGCTGACCGTATCAGTGACGGGGGGTATGACTACAACGGTTGGGGCGAAAACATCGCCGCCGGTCAGGGGCGGGCGGCGCCTCTCTATAACACGCCTTCGACGGCCATCGATGCGGCTCGCGATGTGATGTACGGCACAGAGGATTTCAATGAGATCAATGATTTCTTCACATCACAATTTGATCTCGGCGCATCAGGTTGGGATACCCTTGGAGTTGGGCTCGATGGCAGCCATTGGGACGCCTGGTATGACGAGACGGGAGGCTCCGGTGGCTGGATGGGAAGCGCCGGCCATCGAAATACTATTCTGAATGGCGTGTTTGATGATCTGGGAGTGGGTTATGTCTGGGATGGCGCTGACATCCCACCCATACAGTTGGACAGCGGCACGTTCCTGGATCCTCTCTACACCTATTGGACCCAGCACTTTGCCTTTGGTGACTCAGTAGAGGAGCCAGCTCCAGTGCCGCTGCCTGGGGCTTTCTGGCTGTTGGGCTCCGGCCTGCTTGGCATGGTCTGGGTCGGACGTCGGCGGGAGGAGTCTGTCTGATCAGTGGTGATCGCATCGGAAACCCTGTGAAACAGGGCCGTCTGCCCGCATGAGGCAGAAAAAAACCGGCCGAGGGCCGGTTTTTTATCGATTCTATAAAGCCTGTTACAGTGCTTTGATCTGCACGTTCAGACGACTCTTATGCCGAGCAGCCTTGTTCTTGTGAATCAGACCTTTGCTGACAGAGCTGTCGATCACCGGAACGGCCAGCTTGTAGGCTTCCGTGGCGGCATCCTTAGATCCGGTCGCAATGGCTTTGGCGACATTCTTGATATGGGTACGCATTTCACTACGCTGGGCCTGATTACGGCTGTGGCGCTTGTTGGCTTGGCGTGCGCGTTTGCGAGCTTGGGCTGAATTGGCCAAGGTTCTCTCCTGGACGATACTAGCTTTTCAAAGGGGGCGAATTCTCTCCAAAAAAATGCTCCCTGTCAACATCTTTGATCTATCCGGTTTCTACTGGTATTGTCGCCGGATCACTAGAAATGGCGATTTATCAACCAGATTGATGTAAGGAACAGATCCTGGCCTCTTTTTTCCGCTCATTCGCTGCAGTTGGTAGCTACACCATGCTCTCGCGTATCCTGGGATTTGTGCGGGATCTGGTGCTTGCACGGATGTTCGGTGCAAATGCGGCCACCGATGCCTTCTTCGTCGCCTTCAAGATCCCCAACTTTCTACGCCGTTTATTTGCGGAGGGAGCCTTTTCCGTAGCCTTTGTACCGGTACTCAGTGAATACCGTACACAGCGTCCTGAGGGTGAACTGCGTGGGTTCGTCGACAATATGGCAGGTACCCTGGGGCTGATCGTGCTGCTGGTCTCCCTGGTCGGTGTGATTGCTGCACCGGTACTGGTGATGATCTTTGCACCAGGCTTCTGGAATGAAGCCGAGGGTAAATATGAGCTGACGGTAGAGATGCTCTATCTCACCTTCCCCTATCTGTTCTTCATTACCCTGACCGCATTTGCCGGTAGCATCCTGAATGCTCACAACCGTTTTTCCGTGCCGGCATTCACCCCGGTGCTGCTCAATCTCTCGTTGATCGGTTGTGCTGTATGGCTGTCGCCGATGCTGGATGAGCCGGTCAAAGGATTGGCCTGGGGTGTGTTGATCGCAGGGATTGTCCAGTTCCTCTTTCAGTTGCCCTTTCTTGGACGGATACGCCTGTTGCCGAGACCCAGGGTGGCGTTCAAGGATCCGGGGGTGAAGCGGGTGATGCGGCTGATGATCCCGGCGCTGTTTGGCGTTTCCGTCAGTCAGCTCAACCTGCTACTCGATACCCTGATCGCCTCTTTTCTGGTCAGTGGCAGTATCTCCTGGCTCTACTATTCAGACCGCTTGATGGAGTTTCCTGTCGGGGTATTGGGGGTGGCGCTGGGTACGGTGATTCTGCCCAACCTCTCACGAAAACATGCCGAGGCATCCGCCACGGAGTTTTCCCGTACTCTGGATTGGGCGCTGCGTCTCAACCTGATTCTGGGTGTGCCGGCTGCGGTTGGTCTGTTTCTGCTTGCCGGTCCGATGCTGGCAACCCTGTTTTTCTCCGATGCCTTCAACCGCCATGATGTGGATATGGCGACGTTGAGTCTGATGGCCTATACACCCGGCCTGATGGCGATTATGTTGATCAAGATATTGGCACCGGGTTTTTATGCCCGCCAGGACACCAAAACGCCGGTCAGAATCGGTATCATTGCGATGGTCGCCAACATGGTTCTCAACCTTTTGTTGGTCTTTCCTCTGGCCCATGCCGGTTTGGCACTGGCCACAACCCTCTCTTCCTGGCTGAATGCCTACCTTCTCTATCGTGCACTGATCAAGCAGGGGATCTATCGGCCCGAATCCGGCTGGCCGATGCTGCTTTTACGTATCACTCTCTCCGCCCTGGCCATGGGATTGATGCTTTGGTGGGGTGCCGGGGCGGTCGATGGCTGGCTGGAAGTGGGTAGTTGGGATCGGGTCTGGCGTCTGGCCGGATTGATCGTGATTGCCATGCTGCTCTATTTTTCAATCTTTTTCCTGTTTGGTGGCCGGTTAAGCCACTTTCGCTCCCTGAAAAACTGAATCCATTACGGCCAATCAGACGTATTCTCAATAGCGACAGTGATTTTGGTATAGCTGCGTGTTGTCTGCCTGGATAGGGGTGTTTTTACTATCCAGGGCAGACCTTTTTCCCACAGGATCCGGTATAAACCTCCTAATCTTTATAGATAGGGATGCTCAATCGTGCCGCAGGGCCTATAATTGACCG
It includes:
- the murJ gene encoding murein biosynthesis integral membrane protein MurJ, with amino-acid sequence MASFFRSFAAVGSYTMLSRILGFVRDLVLARMFGANAATDAFFVAFKIPNFLRRLFAEGAFSVAFVPVLSEYRTQRPEGELRGFVDNMAGTLGLIVLLVSLVGVIAAPVLVMIFAPGFWNEAEGKYELTVEMLYLTFPYLFFITLTAFAGSILNAHNRFSVPAFTPVLLNLSLIGCAVWLSPMLDEPVKGLAWGVLIAGIVQFLFQLPFLGRIRLLPRPRVAFKDPGVKRVMRLMIPALFGVSVSQLNLLLDTLIASFLVSGSISWLYYSDRLMEFPVGVLGVALGTVILPNLSRKHAEASATEFSRTLDWALRLNLILGVPAAVGLFLLAGPMLATLFFSDAFNRHDVDMATLSLMAYTPGLMAIMLIKILAPGFYARQDTKTPVRIGIIAMVANMVLNLLLVFPLAHAGLALATTLSSWLNAYLLYRALIKQGIYRPESGWPMLLLRITLSALAMGLMLWWGAGAVDGWLEVGSWDRVWRLAGLIVIAMLLYFSIFFLFGGRLSHFRSLKN
- a CDS encoding CAP domain-containing protein, whose product is MSSHDKNKQNNRFSFLPKFSLGLVLSATLMAPMGLQAAVWLPEELAVVDLVNLQRSFHNLDSVQRDDRLHDSALAHSQSMADYNFFSHTTLAGPDSGSTPADRISDGGYDYNGWGENIAAGQGRAAPLYNTPSTAIDAARDVMYGTEDFNEINDFFTSQFDLGASGWDTLGVGLDGSHWDAWYDETGGSGGWMGSAGHRNTILNGVFDDLGVGYVWDGADIPPIQLDSGTFLDPLYTYWTQHFAFGDSVEEPAPVPLPGAFWLLGSGLLGMVWVGRRREESV
- the rpsT gene encoding 30S ribosomal protein S20 codes for the protein MANSAQARKRARQANKRHSRNQAQRSEMRTHIKNVAKAIATGSKDAATEAYKLAVPVIDSSVSKGLIHKNKAARHKSRLNVQIKAL
- a CDS encoding (Fe-S)-binding protein, encoding MKTYLDWSEYRDAGMGDAYADIPKIGGDFAKAVAVCINSRRCESLAKGVMCPSFRLDANPGLSTGARVRLLKAALNGELGSGGLLSPELVEALDLCVSCKGCQRECENNVDMSRIKIEYLAQLNASKGLSLRARLFSDLPELLAKRHWLIKLIAIRNRHPWIATLAERLLGISGKLSLPEPVDLTRKYNLREIEDGQPVVLFADTFCKHFSPDILAAAVEVLQATGCQVSLIGAADEEAGYCCGRTYLSQGRIDEARQQAGELLQMLAPYAQKGVPIIGLEPSCLLTLRDEYRALGLGEVADLVAGKAVLFEEFLAKGIKGGKLNLSWSEQAIAEQSPVLVHGHCHQKAVGAMKSMRKVLKQIPGLSFEMIDASCCGMAGSFGLEAEHYETAKAMAQQALLPALESRPEALILANGFSCRHQIEVQAGRPALHLAQLIRLLMA
- a CDS encoding substrate-binding periplasmic protein, producing MRIQNNSLNYRAQQTETSVKPQYQADYKVKIASLLKIRLFLFFILLPLSALTAQCDEIVILGNYDKPPKIYLENGYPRGFLIEIMQYLERKLPYNFKYQLYPWRRAYKNALNNDGGIIGLSKTSQRETLFDYSEAIYLDEVMLVVLKSNDLEFDSVTDLKGLTIGIQRGASYGDLFDQEKNSLFRIEEDKSGRQRLKKLLSGRIDAALLGPGRTGVEHIINQDQHLREHRDDFRIVAQPFKRDPNHLGFAKTMNMTTFLQHFNEALLAAKQAGQIDKIISSYRSLSTAKGCRYLNKCSHQETTSR
- a CDS encoding putative bifunctional diguanylate cyclase/phosphodiesterase, coding for MLTPRNYKQIEFAILIVTVLLFAAFILLWEEHTQNKALADLTKVAEFIQDDLWNYDDSGPRSYLELSAKSNDYSTIKIFDHRGDLFIKVDGPKPHAIDHFLNGLGLISHIELSNNIYREGNSIGVVNAVYLHSPIYLYLNLLLVLTLFLTAVRFFLRSLRELSGRKQAQNELKEERDFADSLINTAQTIILVLDTKGAIIRINPYLEELCGHHLTDIKGKNWFDLFIPLRDREKTKKVFTRTVNNVKTSGVINNIITRNGDERLIEWHNKSIRDRAGFTLGVLAIGQDITERVHAEKLIEHQATFDALTDLPNRRLLVDRLDSVLAYNNRHGLYGALLFIDLDNFKHINDSLGHPIGDGLLKEVAIRLKNSLRDEDFSARLGGDEFVVMYSDLSNKSEDAADHARIGAEKLQKILSEAYEIENHTLRLTPSIGITLIPEGSDDANDLLKHADTAMYRAKESGRNTIRFYLPSMQINAEKHLKLQNELLLALDSHDFFLNYQPQMDASQHLIGAEVLLRWQHPTRGVILPNEFIPLAEKTGKIDQLGSWVLEQSLCKLKQWSNNSLPPEFNTLAINISPKQFQSNSFLEDVEHMLADSGVDPKLLTFELTENIMMDMSKNTRKKMDYLKALGIRISIDDFGTGYSSLAYLQRLPLDELKIDRTFVSHLTSKRQDSTLVETIINMSQHLGLEVIAEGVENRTQFEYLMLLGCQKYQGQFFSIPLSESEFTSLLH